A window of Gallaecimonas kandeliae genomic DNA:
AGGTGAGTTCTTGGTGGTGCCCCAGGGGGTTTGGCACAGGTTCGAATCACCCAAGGGGTTGAAGGTTTTGACGATCACGCCGCCTCCGACCGAGCATAGCGTCGAGATGCCAGAGTGAATGCAGGGTGGAATATAAAGCCAGGTAGGCCAGGGCTGTTCGCTTCGTTTTCAACCAATTAAATTTCCTACTGCGGAGGCTTGTGCGGCATGGTTAAACTATTATTCGTTACAATTTTATTATGTTCTTTCAATCTTGACGCTGCCTGGACTAGATTTGAGCGAATTATACCTGCAAACATGAAAGAAAAGGGATTGGACATTCATTTTGAAAAATCAAAAGGAATTGAGAATTACAGAATATGGTTCAATGATGAAAAAATTCTAGTTTCAAAAGATATCATTGGTAAATCCGCCTGGTTAGTTCTTTCTAAAGAACCCATAGCACCGAAAAATCAAGATCTTAGAGGTTTCTTCGATTCTTATTACATAAATCAACATTTCGAAAAGCCAAATCCCCGGCAGGAAATGACGAAGGCAGAAGAAAAAGAATTTTTAATGTTTCCGAAGATTTCTAAACAGATAGTGATGACCACGAAGATCAGTGAGGAATTTGATGGTAGCGGAAGCCGTTTTTTTGAGGCTGTATTGGACCCTTCTGTGATAAAAAGATCTTATATTTATGTCGGGCCGTCTGTGGCGGTGGCTGATGGTGGTTTGTTTTACACAATAGACATAAATTCATTCTATGAGGAATATCGACATGCCAACAAGCGGAGAAATTAAATAATAAGTATGCCCATCGCAAAGACTCCAGCGAGTGACAATTACCACAGAACCGTCGATCTACACCCGTCCCGTTCGACTAGGGTTGTTACCAGCAGATGGACCAGGAGGAATAGCATGACACCCATCATAACGGCCTTTGCACAGTCACCCGATCGTGGCCGGGGGCTGGCGCGGGATATGCGGGTGCGCTGGGCGCTGGAAGAAGTGGGGCAGCCATATCAGGTCCGCCTGGTTTCGTTCAGCGAAATGAAGCAAGCCGCGCATCTGGCGCTGCACCCTTTTGGCCAGATCCCCACTTACGAGGAAGGCGACCTCTGCCTCTTCGAGACGGGGGCCATAGTCCTCCATATCGCCGAGCGCCATCAAGGCCTGCTGCCGGCGGATGCCAAGGCGCGGGCGCGCGCCATCACCTGGATCTTCGCCGCCCTCAATACGGTGGAGCCGGTGATACTGGATCTCACGACCGCAAAGCTGCTGGAGGGCGACAAGCCCTGGAGCCAGGAACGCCTGCCGCTGGTGGAGGAGCGTATCCGCACTCGGCTGGGCCAGCTTTCTGACTACCTGGGGGATGCCGACTGGCTGGAAGAGGGCTTCAGCGCCGGGGACTTGATGATGGTCTCGGTGCTGCTGAGGCTGAGGGCGTCGGGTCTCCTGGACGAATATCCCAACCTCTGGGCCTATGTCGCCCGCGCTGAAGAGCGGCCTGCCTATCAGCGCGCTTTCGCCGCCCAAAAGGCGGTTTTCACCAGCAGGCAACAGGCAGATGGGCATCAGCCTTGAACGGTGCAGTTGCAGGCTGGAAGCGTGGCGAAAGTGACAAATGGAGCCTGCCCGGCGAGCCCTGAAATGATCTGCCCTAGAGCCGAGGCCTGGCAGGGCTATGATGCCCATCTTATTCAATGCCCAGGCTAGGCTTGTTCTGGCGAGTTTGGATATGGAGTCTGACGATGCGCAAGGCACTCGGCACGGAAGAACTGAAGCGCCTCTATGGCGGCATAGCGAAACGGTATGAGGTCCAGCATGGGCTGCTCACCTTCAAGACCGACCAAAAGGGCAGAGCGCTCCTCATCGATAACGCCGTGAGAGAAGGCGACAAGGTGTTGGATTGTGGTGCCGGCACCGGCATCACCGGCATCCTGGCCGCCAGGAAAGTGGGGCCAAAGGGCCAGGTGACGCTCTTCGACCTCAGCGAGGACATGCTCGCCGTCGCCCGGGAGAAGGTGGCGCGGGAGCATCTGCAGGAAAGGGTGGCATTGCAGAGCGGGGACATGGTCCAGCTGCCGTTCGCCGACAACAGCTTCGACGTCGTGCTGTCGAGCTACAGCCTCTGCCCCTTGTACGACCCGGTAAAAGGGGCGCTGGAGCTGTACAGGGTGACGAAGCCGGGGGGCAAAATCGCCGTTGCTCACTCGACTGAACCCAAGAATGGGGTGGTGCGCTACCTGGCCGACCGGGTAGAAGATATCGCCTGGCATTTCCCCTGGTTGTCGATGGGGTGCCGCGCCGTCGATGTGCTGCCCGCCCTCAAGGAGGCCGGCGGCAAGGTCCTGCTGCAAAGACATATCGGCTTTCCCCTCTGGCCTTTCCTGGTCTTCGTCATCGAAAAACCTTTATCCTGACCAGGCCAAGCAGCCGGCGCGCTGTCTGCGCCTGCCATCCAACTTACAAGGAATGTCATGACGCATCTCGATCACCTCATTTTGCGGGTAAAGGACGCATCGAAATCGGTGGAGTTTTACACCCAGGTTGTGGGCTTCTCCCATGAAGGCGTAGCGGCGCCTTTTGAGCTCATCAGGGTCAGCGAGCATTTGACCCTGGATCTGCTTGAGGAGGCGCCCAAGGACTTGGTTCATCTGGCCTTTTCTCTTGATAGAGATGCCTTCATCAGGCTCCACCAGCGCCTGCTGAGCGGCAAGATACCCTTTGGCTCGGACGTATTCGACAGGAATGGCCTGATTGGTACCAACCATTACGGTGCCCGTGGCCTGGCCCAAGCCTTCTATTTTTATGATCCCGATGGCCATAACCTGGAAGCCAGGTGCTACGAAGGGGTCAGCTGAGGGGGGGGCGGCAGCGGCCTTACCGCGCAGCCCTTCCTGGGCTTGAGGGGCCAGGCGCAACGATGAACGACGGGAGAGTGCGATGACTGAGTTGATACTGGGATCTGAAATCACCTGCCCTGAATGTGGCTTTCGCAAGAAGGAACGGATGCCGACCGACTCGTGCCTCTTCTTTTACCAGTGTGAAGGGTGCCACAAGCTGTTGAGGCCCAAACCGGGAGACTGCTGCGTCTTTTGCTCTTTCGGCTCAGTTCAATGCCCACCAAGGCAACAAGGGCAGGGCTGTTGTGAATGAACCCGCCAGCAAACCGCCTTGAGCCTCTGCCCTGGCGCTTTTGTTGGTGGTGACCTTGTGACACAGGAGAAGACGTTATGCCAAGCCGCCTAGCCTCATGCAGCTGTGGCCAGCTCAGCGCCAAAGTCGTCGGTGAGCCGGTACGGGTTTCCATCTGCCATTGCCTTGCCTGCCAGCGCCGCACCGGCAGCGTCTTTGGCGAGCAGGCCAGGTTTCGCCGCCAAGACGTGACCCTTAGTGGCGATTCCACCCGCTATGTCCGCGTCGGCGACGAAGGCTCGAGCGCCAGCTTCCACTTCTGCCCCCGCTGCGGCGCTACCCTCTATTACGAGGCAGAGGGGCTGGAGGCCTTCCTGACGATCCCGGTCGGCGCCTTTGCCGACCCCGATTTCCCGGCGCCGACCGTCTCCGTCTATGAGGAGCGAATGCATCACTGGGTGCAGCCGCCGCCTGAGGCGGAGCACATTCCCTAGGCTCCCTTAAAAATGAAAAGGCCCTGCCGTCGCGGCAGGGCCTTTTGTTACCGCCTTAGCCGGGCATCCGCTCGAAGGCCGGCAGGCCTGGGTCTATGCTGTCCCACGCCAGCCCGCGAGAGCGGTAGGTGAGCGCCTGGGGCGCGAAGCGGCCAGGGTCGTCCAGGCTGGCGGCGTGGACGGCGATGAGGTCCGGCATGGCGGCGAAAGTCAGGTAGACAGGGGTCCCGCAGACGGGGCAGAAGGCATGGACCTTCACATTGCCGCTGTCGGCGACCTCCTCCCAGTGCGACGCCTGGCCGGTGATCCTCATCTCGGCCCGGGCCGGGAAGGTCAGGTAGGAGCCGTGCCCGGTGCCGCTGCGCCGCTGGCATTGGCGGCACTGGCAGTGGTTCTGGAAGAGGGGGGCCTGCCGGGTCTCGTAACGGACAGCGCCGCAGGCGCAGCCACCGCTGTAGGGCGGGTTCATGCGCAGACCCCGCTGGCCTCGGATTTCGGCTTGGCGAAGACGTCGATGCCTTGCCCCGTTTCCAGCAGGGATTTGAGGCTGGAAAGCACGATCGGCCAACCCCTTTGGATGCCCATGGCCATGCCGCTACCCGCCTCGAGTTCGTCGTGGGTCACGGTCAGGCGCACCATTTCCTCGTAGGCCTCGATGTCGAAGCTCACGCGGCTGTAGCTGTCCGGATCGGCGGCCTTGGCCGGATCTGCCCAGGTGATGACCAGGCGTGTCGGCGGCAGCACTTCGACCACCTCGCCGACCAGATTGACGGTGCGCTGCTCGTTGGTGCGCACGTGCTTCCAGGGCGAGCCTGGCCGCCAGTCGGAGATATTCTCATGGCCCCAGTAGCGCCGCGCTATCTCCGGCTTGGTGATGGCCTCGAACACCTTCTCCGGGGTCGAGCGGATGTAGGTCACGTAAATGAAGCTGGTCTTTTCCTTGTTCATTGTCCCTCTCCTTCGAGTTCACTCTTCAGGTCGTGCAGCAGCGAGAGCCGCTGGCGTTCAAATTTCCGTACCCATCGTTCGTAGATCTCGTGCAGCGGCACCGGGTTGAGGTAGTGCCGCTTCTCCCGGCCATGCCTGGCCGTGCTTACCAGATTGGCCTCCTCGAGGAGGCCGATATGCTGGGTGGCCGATTGCCTTGCCATGTCCAGGTGCTCGCAGAGCTCGCCCAGGGTCTGGCCGTTCTGTTCGAACAGCAGGTCTAGGACCTTCCTGCGTGTCGGGTCGCCCAGCGCTTTGAAAACCTTGTCTGCGTCCATCTGTTCCTTTCCTCTACGTGAAGAAATTATGCAGGTAAATGCCTGCATGTCAAATGGCCTTCTGACGTAATGACGCTTCTGGCTGCTCGCTTGAGGGCTGAGGAGACAGGGTTCTTGCCAGCACCGGCCGCCAGGCGGGGCAGGGGCAGACACTATCCTCTAAAGATGGCTTTGTGTTTTGGCCCGAAGCGGCCGAGGAGGAAACAGAGGTGCCAAGTCCCAATCTTCATGTGCGCTCGGTGGGTGCCGGTCCGGCCGTCATTTGCCTGCACTGCAACGCCAGCAGCTCTGGCCAGTGGCGCGCCCTGGCAGAGGAATTGGCCGCTGATCACCGGGTCCTGGCCCCCGATCTCTATGGCGCCGGCAAGAGTGCCGGCTGGCCTGGGCAGCACCAGCTGTCCCTGAGCGATGAGGTGGCCTTTATCAGCCCGCTGCTGGGCACCGAGCCAGGGCCCCTTGCCCTGGTGGGCCACTCCTATGGCGGCGCCGTCGCCCTCGTCGCGGGGCTCAGGTATCCCAAGCGCATCAAGGCGATGGTGCTCTTTGAACCG
This region includes:
- a CDS encoding glutathione S-transferase family protein; the protein is MTPIITAFAQSPDRGRGLARDMRVRWALEEVGQPYQVRLVSFSEMKQAAHLALHPFGQIPTYEEGDLCLFETGAIVLHIAERHQGLLPADAKARARAITWIFAALNTVEPVILDLTTAKLLEGDKPWSQERLPLVEERIRTRLGQLSDYLGDADWLEEGFSAGDLMMVSVLLRLRASGLLDEYPNLWAYVARAEERPAYQRAFAAQKAVFTSRQQADGHQP
- a CDS encoding methyltransferase domain-containing protein → MRKALGTEELKRLYGGIAKRYEVQHGLLTFKTDQKGRALLIDNAVREGDKVLDCGAGTGITGILAARKVGPKGQVTLFDLSEDMLAVAREKVAREHLQERVALQSGDMVQLPFADNSFDVVLSSYSLCPLYDPVKGALELYRVTKPGGKIAVAHSTEPKNGVVRYLADRVEDIAWHFPWLSMGCRAVDVLPALKEAGGKVLLQRHIGFPLWPFLVFVIEKPLS
- a CDS encoding VOC family protein — translated: MTHLDHLILRVKDASKSVEFYTQVVGFSHEGVAAPFELIRVSEHLTLDLLEEAPKDLVHLAFSLDRDAFIRLHQRLLSGKIPFGSDVFDRNGLIGTNHYGARGLAQAFYFYDPDGHNLEARCYEGVS
- a CDS encoding GDCCVxC domain-containing (seleno)protein translates to MTELILGSEITCPECGFRKKERMPTDSCLFFYQCEGCHKLLRPKPGDCCVFCSFGSVQCPPRQQGQGCCE
- a CDS encoding GFA family protein, with protein sequence MPSRLASCSCGQLSAKVVGEPVRVSICHCLACQRRTGSVFGEQARFRRQDVTLSGDSTRYVRVGDEGSSASFHFCPRCGATLYYEAEGLEAFLTIPVGAFADPDFPAPTVSVYEERMHHWVQPPPEAEHIP
- a CDS encoding GFA family protein — translated: MNPPYSGGCACGAVRYETRQAPLFQNHCQCRQCQRRSGTGHGSYLTFPARAEMRITGQASHWEEVADSGNVKVHAFCPVCGTPVYLTFAAMPDLIAVHAASLDDPGRFAPQALTYRSRGLAWDSIDPGLPAFERMPG
- a CDS encoding SRPBCC family protein; this translates as MNKEKTSFIYVTYIRSTPEKVFEAITKPEIARRYWGHENISDWRPGSPWKHVRTNEQRTVNLVGEVVEVLPPTRLVITWADPAKAADPDSYSRVSFDIEAYEEMVRLTVTHDELEAGSGMAMGIQRGWPIVLSSLKSLLETGQGIDVFAKPKSEASGVCA
- a CDS encoding ArsR/SmtB family transcription factor, coding for MDADKVFKALGDPTRRKVLDLLFEQNGQTLGELCEHLDMARQSATQHIGLLEEANLVSTARHGREKRHYLNPVPLHEIYERWVRKFERQRLSLLHDLKSELEGEGQ